From Stenotrophomonas sp. SAU14A_NAIMI4_8:
CGGCACGCTCTTCGGCCTGCGTGCGCACGCGCACCTTGGCCTGCTCGCGGTAGAGCTTGACCGCGGTGTCGGCCAGGTCACGGATGATCTGTTCCACGTCCTTGCCGACGTAGCCCACTTCGGTGAAGCGGGTCGCTTCGACCTTCACGAACGGCGCATTGGCCAGGGTGGCCAGGCGGCGTGCGATCTCGGTCTTGCCCACGCCGGTGGGGCCGATCATCAGGATGTTCTTCGGCATCACTTCATTGCGCAGCTCGGCAGGCAGCTGCATGCGGCGCCAGCGGTTGCGCAGGGCGATGGCCACCGCGCGCTTGGCGTCGTGCTGGCCCACGATATGCCGGTCCAGTTCCTGCACGATCTCGCGCGGGGTCATGGTGGCAGAGGAAACTTCGATCTTCGACATGGATGTGCTCACGAATGCGTTGTCGATGACGCCGGAACCGAACGGCTCCGGCCGGTAGCGCCGGGCCCTGCCCGGCGGATCGGGGAGCCTTACAGCTCCTCGACCACCACGTTGCGGTTGGTGTAGATGCAGATATCGCCGGCAATGCCGATGGCTTCGCTGGCAATCGTGCGTGCATCCAGTTCGGTGTGCGCCATCAGCGCGCGTGCGGCCGACAGGGCATAGGAACCGCCGGAACCGATGGCGATGATGCCGTCCTCAGGCTCGATCACATCGCCGGTGCCGCTGATGATCAGCGAGGTTTCCTTGTCGGCCACGGCCAGCAGGGCCTCCAGCTTGCCCAGGCGGCGCTCGGTGCGCCAATCCTTGGCCA
This genomic window contains:
- the hslV gene encoding ATP-dependent protease subunit HslV encodes the protein MDPSQNPNVFHATTIVCVRRGEHVAIAGDGQVTLGHTVMKGNARKVRRLGRDGQVLAGFAGAAADAFTLFELFEAKLEKHGQLQRAAVELAKDWRTERRLGKLEALLAVADKETSLIISGTGDVIEPEDGIIAIGSGGSYALSAARALMAHTELDARTIASEAIGIAGDICIYTNRNVVVEEL